The genomic window TAGTGGAAATTAGTGACAAAGCCCTGATTTATAACTTGCTGGCAATGCTGGCAGATAACACCGTTGAGTCAGAAAAACGAGAAAACATTGCTTCAGCCTTTGGGGAACTTGGCGATCAAAGCGTGGCTCAACGCTTGCTGGAACTTTTGGAGAAGGATGCAGAACTAGATGAGCTTGTGCGCCAGAGCATCGTCAATGCGTTAGGTGAGATGAAAGCAACCTTTGCCGTTCCCAGTCTGCTATACCTACTAAAAACCACTGAAGACGAGGACGGTAACACTCAAGAACGGATTTTTCAAGCTTTAGGCGAGATAGGCGATAAATCTGTGTTTCCCGATCTAATGGAGATGCTTAATGACGAGAATTACATACACGGAGGTTGTATCTTTCAGGCATTAGTGGAATTGTGTGACAAGTCTGTTGTCGCTCCTTTGCTGCTACAGATGCTCTTGGATAAAACCATACACCGACATTCAAAGCCATCCATTGCTTTAGCCTTGAGGCAGCTAAAAGATGTATCGTTAGCTAGTTCCATGTTGGAACGGCTTCAGGATGAAACGATTGAGTGGCAAATCAGGTGGCTGTTGACAGAATCTCTTGAAGGTCTGCAAGAAAGTGCAAGCGTCTCGTTAATGGAAATGCTGGAAAACCCAGACCTTGACAAACAAGTCAGGGTGGGAATAGCCGCCACACTTGGAAGTTGGGGAGTAAGAACAGGTATACCGTATCTATGTGAAGCAATCGCAGACCACACTGTACCACTCCACTGGGAACTTTCCTGGGATCAAGGAAGTATCATCTGGTTCGACTATTTGTGGAGCCGGGTGACTCGCGTTCTTAAGAGCTTGGATAATGACTTACTAATTTCGACGGTGGTAGAAACATTTAAGCAGAAGATTACAGATGGGAAAGACGAGGAAGGCAAGGAAGGGAAGGACGCATGGGACATCATCGTTGCTGCCTCGGCGTGTAAGCCAGCGACGATCTCTCGGCAACTGTTAGAGATGTTACATCAACAGGAGTGGCAGTCATCTCAAAGTAATATTCTAAGCAGTCTTTCAGCACTTACTACCAAAGCGTTGGTGCCTGAGTTACTAGGTTTACTGGCAGCGCGCGAAATGTACAATGTCTCTAAGCCAATAAGGGCTTTGATGATTAAAGCAATTGGCAAAGTTGCGGATGACTGTGAAACAGTCAGAGCATTGCTGAAAATTGGATCGTCACTAAACAGCGAAGAGGAAGAATATTTAGCAGAGCCAATCTACTCAGCACTCTATTCAGTCAGCGGACGAGCTGGAGTGCGTGTGACTGCTGATGGGCAGATAGAGGAATTAAAAAATTAAGCGTGGTAAAAGCGATCGCATACTTCCCCTCTTACCTCTGCGTTCTTTGCGTCTTCGCGGTTCGTTTAAATAACAACAGTTGCAGCGAGAAGGGCGATCGCTCCCCACCTGAATAGCGATCGCTGTTAAAATCAAAATTTCTAGCCGACTCTGCAAGTATTATGGGCAACACTTTTGGTCATCTATTTCGGATTACCACCTTTGGCGAATCCCACGGCGGCGGTGTCGGGGTTGTTGTTGATGGGTGTCCACCGCAACTGGAAATTTCCGCTGAAGAAATCCAAGTAGAATTAGATCGGCGGCGACCGGGGCAAAGTAAGATCGTCACACCCCGCAAAGAAGCCGACACCTGCGAAATTCTCTCTGGCGTGTTTGAAGGGAAAACGCTGGGAACGCCGATTGCCATGTTGGTGAGAAACAAGGACACTCGCTCCCAGGATTATGATGAGATGGCGCAAACCTATCGCCCCTCTCATGCCGATGCTACCTACGATGCTAAATATGGGATTCGCAACTGGCAGGGTGGCGGCAGATCCTCGGCGCGTGAGACAATTGGAAGAGTAGCAGCAGGCGCGATCGCTAAAAAAATCCTTAAAACAGTCGCCGGAGTCGAAATTATCGGTTACGTTAAGCGCATCCAAGACTTGGAGGGTGTCATCGATCCCAACAACGTTACCCTAGAACAAGTAGAAAGTAACATTGTCCGCTGTCCTGATGCAGAATGTGCCGAACGAATGATCGAAAAAATTGAGCAGGTGGGGCGTGTTGGCGACTCCATTGGCGGCGTTGTTGAATGTGTTGCCCGTCATCTACCCAAAGGGCTAGGTTCTCCAGTATTTGATAAACTAGAAGCAGACCTGGCTAAGGGTGTCATGTCCTTACCCGCAAGTAAAGGATTTGAAATAGGATCGGGTTTTGCCGGGACATTGCTGACTGGCAGCGAACATAATGATGAGTTCTCTATCGCGGAAAACGGGGAAATTCGTACTACTACGAATCGCTCCGGCGGAATCCAGGGGGGCATCTCTAACGGAGAGGATATCATTCTCCGAGTGGCGTTCAAACCAACAGCGACGATTCGCAAAGAACAGCGCACCGTGACCCGCGATCGCGTTGAGACTAGGCTAGCAGCTAAGGGGCGGCACGATCCTTGCGTTTTGCCCAGAGCGGTGCCTATGGTTGAAGCAATGGTCGCTTTAGTGCTGTGCGATCATCTGCTGCGCCATCAGGGTCAGTGCGGTACTTTAAAGCCTTGAGAGTGAAATGGAAATCAGCCCTTCTTCAGAGTTTGTGGTTCAGTTTTGGGGTGTGCGAGGCAGTATCCCCTCCCCTGGAAAAGATACAGTTCGCTACGGTGGTAATACCTCCTGCGTGGAAATGCGCGTTGGCGGGAAACGCTTGATTTTTGATGGCGGCACCGGATTAAGAATGCTCTCCAAAGATTTGCTCAAAGCTAAGTCGGTGGAAGCTTATATGTTTTTTACACATTACCACTGGGATCATATTCAAGGAGTGCCGTTTTTTGCTCCCGCCTATCTAGAAGGCAATTGCTTCCACATTCACGGAGCAGTCCCACCGGATGCAGACTCAATGAAACAGCATTTCTGCGATCGCGTACTACACTCAAATTCTCCAGTCCCGCTCCAAGAGTTAGCGGCTGACCTGAAGTTCTACGAATTGGTCTGTGGCGATACCTTCAAGGTGGATGATATCACGATTGAGACTGCCCCACTCAATCATCCCAACGGGGCGATGGGATATCGAGTGACGTGGCAGGGACACACAGTTTTCTACTGCACGGATACGGAACATTTGCCGGATCGCCCAGATGAAAATGTGCTGCACCTAGCCCGTGAAGCCGATGTCTTGATTTACGATGCGATGTACACCGACGAGGAATATCACAACCCCAAATCTCCGAAAGTCGGCTGGGGACACTCCACCTGGCAAGAAGGAGTGAAAGTAGCCGAGGCTGCTGGTGTCAAGCGTCTCGCTATCTTTCACCACGAACCCAACCACAGCGATGACTTTCTAGATCAGATTGAAACGCAAGTCCAAGAAGTCTCTCCAGGTGGGTTTCTGGCGCGTGAAGGGATGATTGTGCAAGTAAATTAAAGAGTTATGAATTAGGAGGCGAGGAGTTATGAGTTAATAATTCCTCGCCTTCTAACTTTTTAGCGCGATCGCTCCCAACTTGAAATTTCGACTTAGGATGAAAATTGACTTCTAAGTTCGTAGGAGGTAATCTATGCGATTACAGTATAAAGTCTTGGGAGCGATTCTCACCATCGGGACATTGGCAATGCCCGCCTTGTCGCAAACTGATGCCCAAGTAGGCGCGTTAGTAGAAGCGCTACGCAAGGCAGCACCCCAAACCGGAAAAGTAGACGATGGACTCTTCAGCGATTGGCAAATTAAACCAGCCAACATCCCCCGTTGGTCGAAACAATGTATTGGGCGATCGCTCTCCACCGCAGAATTTGAAGCCAGCCCCTCGACAGCACGGACAATCCTCGTGTGCGTCATGGGCGATATCTTCCGAGAACAGTATCGCGCCAGCGGCAACAATGAATCTCTAGCAGTGCGACGCGCCGCCGCCTGGTGGATGACTGGCGACCCCAACCGTCACAATAGCAAAGACATCGCCCCTTATATCCAGAAAGTTTCGGGTTTCTACCAGCAGCAGCGCTCTAATCCATCCTCTGTGCCGCCTGCTTCTACCCCCTCTAAACCCCAAGCCCAACAATCTCCCTCACCAAGCCCCACAGCTTCACCAAGTCCCACACCCTCACCATCACCAAGCCCCACAGCTTCACCAAGTCCCACACCTTCACCATCACCAAGCCCCACAGCTTCACCAAGTCCCACACCTTCACCATCGCCAACCCCAAGTCCCACACCTTCACCTACCTCTAGCCAGCCACCAGCAAAACCCCCAGTCCCGGCTGCTACTGCCCAACCTGCCCAGGTAACGGACATTCAGATAGCGGCGCTGGTGGAAGCGCTACGACGGGCAGCGCCGCAAACTGCAACCCCTGACGATGGACTCTTCAGCGAGTGGCAAGTTAAGCCAGACAACATCACCAGCTGGTCGAAACAATGTATCAATCGGGAACTAACACCAACGCAATTTGAAGCCAGCCCAGTCACAGCACGGGGCATCCTAGTGTGCGTCATGCGCGATGTGTTGCAAGACGAATATAAGGTTAGTGGCAACAATGAAGCTGTTGCTGTGCAACGCGCTGCTGCTTGGTGGATGACTGGCGATCCGACCCGCTACAGTAGCACCCCCACCGCCCCTTATACGGAACAAGTTCTGGGCTTCTATCAGCAGTTGCGCTCAAATCCATCTGCTACAGCGCCTGCTTCTACTCCGTCAGCCGCAAAACCAACCGTTGATCTGAAATTACTTCCACATCGCTAAAGGGATGAAAAAGTAAAAAGTAAAAATTGCAGAATTACTCATTTTTACTTTTTACTTTTTAAAACTACAGCGTTTAAAAGATTATTAAAGTTTGATATCACTTAATTGCCATTTCCAGGCAGGAAGTAACGCAACCGCCATTGTCCTTTTGTACGCACAAAACTAACGCGGTAATCTGTTTCTTGATCGTAGACATAGCGATTGAGAATCCAGCCTTGCTGACCATTTTGCAGCTTTACTGGTGTCCAACCATCGACAACCTTTTCTTTAACTGCCTTCTGCATACCCTCAGGCAAACTGTTAAAGGTGTTGCCGTCAAATGCTACAAATTCGTGAGACACTACCCCAACAATTTTACCACCCGCTCCCGGCTCAGAACGAACATTAACGTCTTGTCCTAGTATTGCTAGTTGCCCGACATTGGGTTTATCTGGTTTAATAGACTTCAGCGCTTTTTTGACATCTGGACAAATCCAAACGTCAGAACCTAGTTCTTTGTTGGCAACTTTAGCCTGATTGTCGATGGCACAATCTAAACCGACTGCCTTATCCATGTACGCCCAAAACTCAGAGTTTTTGTCGTCAATATTGTAAGAATCTAAGTTTAGCGTACCGCCATAGTCCCATTCAGTTTCTGGTGTTACAAGGGAGCGAATAAAGTTAGCATCCCGCCGATTAACGGTATCTACAAGACGCAGGCGAAATTGGAAAAATGTACTTTTGTCAGGTTGATTATTTTTAATTACACTTGGTTCTGTGGTTGGTACATTTGGTTCTGTGGTTGACGGTGCAGACGGTGAAGGAGAGACGACTGTATCTGGCGGCGTGGGATTCTCGGTTGTCGGTGTTGGGGAAGGTAGAATGTCAGCTGTTGGTAGAGGTGAGTGGCTGTTGCGATAGCCAATTGTTGCTAAAGTAGAACCAGCGATCGCGCCCATTGCGATCGCACATATTATTATAATGTTATAAAACTTCATTGTTCCCCTCCTGTTACTTATCCCAATTTCCTAAAATTTAACTTCTCTGATACTGCGGAATGTGAATTAGTCTTTTTTCGCGTAACAAAACCTCACCATTGATTTTTAGGCTGGCAAATTATTTCTAATGTTTATTCAAGCTTTCAGGAGAACCTATCTTACAAAATTAAGCGCCATTTTTTATTTCACGCGACTCATATCTCTTTTACGGCAATAAAAGTATTTTATTGCTGGACAATCCAATCAATAAGCTAAGCTTTTAGCTTTGACCATGAATTACTACATTCAAACCAAATTAAACTAGGATTGTTTTAATTTTTATAATAATTTAGACGTTGTTCTCAGATGCAGGTTCCCCAATGATGGCGTTGACAACATTAGAGTATCAGCCGAGAAAAATTACTTAAGATGATGTAGCAAAATAAAGAATAAGGTTTAAGCATATAAACTGGTTACTGGTAGGGTGGGCATTGCCCACTCTACTTGCTAGATGGTTAAATTAACCCATGAGAATCACGGTATCAATAACGTGAATGACACCGTTATCAGCTTCAATATCTGCTGCTAGAACTGTGGCATTTTTTACCTCAAAACCATCAGAGCAATCAATCCTGATGGGTGAACCTTCAACTGAGGTGACAGAATTAAGTTTCGCTAAATCCGCCTTCATTAACTTGCCGGGGACGACATGATAGGTGAGAATCCTGGTTAACTGGGGAATATTTTGTACTAGGGTTTGTATAGTTCCCGGTGGCAGCTTAGCAAAAGCATCGTCATTGGGTGCAAAGACAGTGAAAGGGCCAGGGCTTTTCAGCGTGTCTACCAACCCGGCAGCTTGGACAGCCGTTACTAGGGTTTTGAAAGAATCGGCGCTAACTGCAATATCAACAATGTCAGCCATGTGTTTTAACTCATCAGTCGTAAAAACTCTAGTAACAGTTTAGGGTGGAGAATGCCCACCCTGACTTGAAAAAGTGTTGAGTGCTGATTTGGAGATTTATTGAGATGTGAGAATAGGAATAGCGATCGCGTCTTTCTGGTAAATCTTAAAGCAGCTTAACGTGGGCGCAAAGACTATCCTGAATCTGGGAAGGCAGTTAAATCAAAGCTACCAGGCATCTCCTGGGAAGATTTTAGCTGCTGTATCGGTTTCCCCGCTTGCAACAACCCAGATTACTTCCAGCCAAGCGACTCCAGAGGATTAGTATAGAAGCGATCGCTTGACCGTCCGCAGCCCTTACCTAAAATCATCGGAGTCTCAGAAATTCCGACCTCCGAAAATCTAAAATTCAAAATCCTATCCTCAAGCCTCGTACAATTAACATATTGTTTGCTTTGATTCAGGAACTGATTCTATGCCCCAGGCCGTGGGAACGATTGAAACATTGGGTTTTCCCGCTGTACTAGCAGCCGCAGACGCAATGGTTAAAGCTGGCTCAGTCACGCTAGTTTATTATGGACTCGCGGAAAAAGGTAACTTTATAGTTTCCATCCGGGGAAGAGTATCCGAGGTAAATATCGCCGTCGCAGCTGGAATTCAAGCAGCGAAAAAAGTCTACGGCGGCGAAGTTATCACCCACTACATCATTCCCAATCCGACTGAAAACATCGAAACTGTTATGCCCATCAACTTTTCGTCGAAAGTTGAACAGTTCCGTATGTTGTAGTTATATAGCAGTCCTAAATGATTCGTGAAGGCAAGATACCCGACTTCTTACAGAAGTCGGGTATCTGAAGGGCTGGTATATCACCCCACGAAAGCCAGCGATAATTAAATCCGTTTTTCCAGATACTGACCAATCATCTGCTGTTCGCCAGCACGAGAAATGATGGTTTGGCGGGTGCGGTAATTGTCACCAATCAGTTTTAACTCTTCTTCAAACACAGAGCCGTTGTACTCAGTCCGCAAGCATAAAGTTTTAGGATTAGTAAAGGAATACTGGGCTGTCACTGGCTTGGGGGTGGCAAAGCCGCGATCGCGATACAATATTTTTCCCAAAGCACCAAATATTGTTGAACCCTTAGATTCTTTGCGGCCTGTCACTGAGTTTGTACTGTTCCATTCAACGTAAGAACCGCAAATCATTGCCCTTGGATCTTCCATTTCGTGCATTTTTCCTAAACGCACGAGTTCGGGACAACCTTGTTCCAAAAACCGGATGGCGATCATACTTACCATCTCTTTAGTTTCTCCATCCGGTAGCGTGTAGTAGCGTCGTTCAGAACGCCAGTTCCCTTCGGATTCCCGAAAAAAGGCTGCGATTAGGGATTCCTCGGCTGTTTGGGTAAATTGTATCAGTGATGTCACCAGTACCAGTCCTCAC from Funiculus sociatus GB2-C1 includes these protein-coding regions:
- a CDS encoding MBL fold metallo-hydrolase, whose protein sequence is MEISPSSEFVVQFWGVRGSIPSPGKDTVRYGGNTSCVEMRVGGKRLIFDGGTGLRMLSKDLLKAKSVEAYMFFTHYHWDHIQGVPFFAPAYLEGNCFHIHGAVPPDADSMKQHFCDRVLHSNSPVPLQELAADLKFYELVCGDTFKVDDITIETAPLNHPNGAMGYRVTWQGHTVFYCTDTEHLPDRPDENVLHLAREADVLIYDAMYTDEEYHNPKSPKVGWGHSTWQEGVKVAEAAGVKRLAIFHHEPNHSDDFLDQIETQVQEVSPGGFLAREGMIVQVN
- a CDS encoding carbon dioxide-concentrating mechanism protein CcmK translates to MPQAVGTIETLGFPAVLAAADAMVKAGSVTLVYYGLAEKGNFIVSIRGRVSEVNIAVAAGIQAAKKVYGGEVITHYIIPNPTENIETVMPINFSSKVEQFRML
- a CDS encoding fasciclin domain-containing protein, translating into MADIVDIAVSADSFKTLVTAVQAAGLVDTLKSPGPFTVFAPNDDAFAKLPPGTIQTLVQNIPQLTRILTYHVVPGKLMKADLAKLNSVTSVEGSPIRIDCSDGFEVKNATVLAADIEADNGVIHVIDTVILMG
- a CDS encoding SH3 domain-containing protein; this encodes MKFYNIIIICAIAMGAIAGSTLATIGYRNSHSPLPTADILPSPTPTTENPTPPDTVVSPSPSAPSTTEPNVPTTEPSVIKNNQPDKSTFFQFRLRLVDTVNRRDANFIRSLVTPETEWDYGGTLNLDSYNIDDKNSEFWAYMDKAVGLDCAIDNQAKVANKELGSDVWICPDVKKALKSIKPDKPNVGQLAILGQDVNVRSEPGAGGKIVGVVSHEFVAFDGNTFNSLPEGMQKAVKEKVVDGWTPVKLQNGQQGWILNRYVYDQETDYRVSFVRTKGQWRLRYFLPGNGN
- a CDS encoding phycobiliprotein lyase, translating into MTSLIQFTQTAEESLIAAFFRESEGNWRSERRYYTLPDGETKEMVSMIAIRFLEQGCPELVRLGKMHEMEDPRAMICGSYVEWNSTNSVTGRKESKGSTIFGALGKILYRDRGFATPKPVTAQYSFTNPKTLCLRTEYNGSVFEEELKLIGDNYRTRQTIISRAGEQQMIGQYLEKRI
- the aroC gene encoding chorismate synthase yields the protein MGNTFGHLFRITTFGESHGGGVGVVVDGCPPQLEISAEEIQVELDRRRPGQSKIVTPRKEADTCEILSGVFEGKTLGTPIAMLVRNKDTRSQDYDEMAQTYRPSHADATYDAKYGIRNWQGGGRSSARETIGRVAAGAIAKKILKTVAGVEIIGYVKRIQDLEGVIDPNNVTLEQVESNIVRCPDAECAERMIEKIEQVGRVGDSIGGVVECVARHLPKGLGSPVFDKLEADLAKGVMSLPASKGFEIGSGFAGTLLTGSEHNDEFSIAENGEIRTTTNRSGGIQGGISNGEDIILRVAFKPTATIRKEQRTVTRDRVETRLAAKGRHDPCVLPRAVPMVEAMVALVLCDHLLRHQGQCGTLKP